A single Pseudomonas putida DNA region contains:
- a CDS encoding DUF2059 domain-containing protein, whose product MRRLFSLLLLMSCTLPVWADSLDQLYKAAGWPDQRAHFSDAVSAAQQRYRNSLPPAVYQALVNNSNQRFQAQAMDNRALAKLRSTLANPAPALAFFQSPLGRKIVAAELLATRKDQLAKNAKGLPKIQASDNRMLVIGHLAQALPAREAGAEVSLAIAGVAADSLSSMIPGLFGASQAQGLLDGQRQRLMGQIGEDLNNTLLYVYRDLSDDELEEFATFAESPDGKAYYQAAVAAVRAGLAVGQNSADLK is encoded by the coding sequence ATGCGCCGTCTGTTTTCCCTGCTTCTGCTGATGAGCTGCACCTTGCCTGTCTGGGCAGACAGCCTCGATCAACTGTACAAGGCCGCCGGCTGGCCCGACCAGCGCGCCCATTTTTCCGATGCCGTGAGCGCCGCCCAGCAGCGCTACCGCAACAGCCTGCCGCCTGCGGTTTACCAGGCGCTGGTCAACAACAGCAACCAGCGCTTCCAGGCCCAGGCAATGGACAACCGTGCCTTGGCCAAACTGCGCAGCACGCTGGCCAACCCGGCGCCGGCACTGGCCTTCTTCCAGTCGCCGCTGGGGCGCAAGATCGTCGCCGCCGAGCTGCTGGCCACGCGCAAGGACCAGTTGGCCAAAAATGCCAAGGGCCTGCCGAAGATCCAGGCCAGCGATAACCGCATGCTGGTCATCGGCCACCTGGCCCAGGCACTGCCAGCCCGCGAAGCCGGCGCCGAAGTCAGCCTGGCGATTGCCGGGGTGGCTGCCGACAGCCTGAGTTCGATGATTCCCGGCCTGTTCGGCGCCAGCCAGGCCCAGGGCCTGCTCGACGGCCAGCGCCAGCGGCTGATGGGGCAGATCGGCGAAGACCTGAACAACACCTTGTTGTACGTCTACCGCGATCTGTCCGATGACGAACTGGAAGAGTTCGCCACCTTCGCCGAGTCGCCAGACGGCAAGGCCTATTACCAGGCCGCCGTGGCCGCCGTGCGTGCCGGGCTGGCAGTGGGCCAGAACAGCGCCGACCTCAAGTGA
- a CDS encoding alpha/beta hydrolase has product MPAAFHPDTLRASLAPLAKRQPLSKQAQDYQRFYGLKLPAQSWLGGFQAAGFELVGQVWLPEKPVATLFLLHGYYDHMGLYRHVIEWALKLGYAVISCDLPGHGLSSGERASISDFAVYQQVLDALFEQARGLELPRPWHLCGQSTGGAIAVDHLLHQGERSPIDGEVILLAPLVRPRSWRWSKFSYRVLRHFVNGIERRFSENTNDPTFLPFLEADPLQPRRLPTAWVGALIAWVKRIEAAPHCARRPLIVQGEADGTVDWPHNLEVLKAKFSEPQILMLPEARHHLANERPDIRRRYFDFIKQRLG; this is encoded by the coding sequence ATGCCTGCTGCCTTTCACCCCGATACCCTGCGTGCCAGCCTTGCGCCGTTGGCCAAGCGTCAGCCGTTGTCCAAGCAGGCGCAGGACTATCAACGCTTCTATGGCTTGAAGCTGCCGGCGCAGAGCTGGCTGGGTGGCTTCCAGGCGGCGGGCTTCGAGCTGGTCGGGCAAGTCTGGCTGCCTGAAAAGCCGGTAGCGACGCTGTTCCTGCTGCACGGCTATTACGACCACATGGGCCTCTATCGGCACGTGATCGAATGGGCGCTGAAGCTCGGCTATGCGGTGATCAGCTGCGACCTGCCAGGCCACGGCCTGTCCAGTGGCGAGCGCGCCAGCATCAGTGATTTCGCGGTGTACCAGCAGGTGCTTGACGCCTTGTTCGAACAGGCGCGAGGCCTTGAATTACCCCGCCCTTGGCATCTCTGCGGGCAGAGCACCGGTGGCGCCATCGCCGTGGACCATCTGCTGCACCAGGGCGAGCGCAGCCCGATCGATGGCGAGGTGATCTTGCTGGCGCCGCTGGTAAGGCCACGCTCCTGGCGCTGGTCGAAGTTCAGTTATCGGGTCTTGCGCCACTTCGTCAATGGCATCGAGCGGCGTTTCAGCGAGAACACCAACGACCCGACGTTCCTGCCTTTCCTCGAAGCCGACCCGCTGCAACCGCGGCGGCTGCCCACGGCCTGGGTCGGCGCCTTGATCGCCTGGGTCAAGCGTATCGAGGCGGCGCCGCACTGTGCGCGGCGGCCGCTGATCGTGCAGGGGGAGGCGGATGGTACGGTGGATTGGCCGCATAACCTTGAAGTGCTCAAGGCCAAGTTCAGCGAGCCGCAGATCCTGATGTTGCCCGAAGCCCGCCATCACCTGGCCAACGAGCGGCCGGACATTCGCCGGCGCTATTTCGATTTCATCAAGCAGCGCCTGGGCTGA
- a CDS encoding DUF6436 domain-containing protein — translation MKTLNIKQILVALALMLCAFVLWQAYATFQSRYLRPFDNQTTLFDGSQLKLPAELAGPGPIRVVHFWDPACPCNVGNQQHLGDLISQFADQGVSFHIVQKPGSHGQLPANLASLQTIANLPGSEHLPASPAVAIWDRQGNLAYFGPYSEGAVCNASNSFIEPILKALLAGRKVTASNTLAVGCYCPWSG, via the coding sequence ATGAAGACTCTAAACATCAAACAGATTTTGGTTGCCCTCGCACTCATGCTCTGCGCCTTTGTGCTCTGGCAGGCCTACGCCACCTTCCAGTCCCGCTACCTGCGCCCGTTCGACAACCAGACCACGCTGTTCGACGGCAGCCAGCTGAAACTGCCCGCCGAACTCGCCGGCCCCGGCCCGATCCGCGTGGTGCACTTCTGGGACCCGGCCTGCCCGTGCAACGTCGGCAACCAGCAGCACCTTGGCGACCTGATTTCCCAGTTCGCCGACCAGGGTGTGTCGTTCCACATCGTGCAAAAGCCCGGCAGCCACGGCCAGTTGCCCGCCAACCTCGCCAGCCTGCAAACCATTGCCAACTTGCCCGGCAGCGAACACCTGCCCGCCTCCCCTGCAGTAGCAATCTGGGACCGCCAGGGCAACCTTGCCTACTTCGGCCCCTACAGCGAAGGCGCGGTGTGCAATGCCAGCAACAGCTTCATCGAGCCGATCCTCAAAGCACTGTTGGCCGGGCGCAAGGTCACCGCATCGAATACGCTGGCCGTGGGCTGCTACTGCCCCTGGTCCGGCTGA
- a CDS encoding sugar O-acetyltransferase yields MSLSEKQKMLAGQLYHAGCPELQAEQIASKHWMHRYNNSVELLNEARNGLLAEHFGHVGEGAVIRPPFYCDYGYNISIGRNTFMNFNCVILDVVPVRIGDDCQIGPNVQIYAADHPLDPEVRRSGLESGRPVTIGNNVWIGGAAIVLPGVTIGDNAIVGAGSVVTRDVPAGATVVGNPARVRQPDQGQ; encoded by the coding sequence ATGTCCCTCAGCGAAAAACAGAAAATGCTGGCCGGTCAGCTCTATCACGCCGGCTGCCCCGAGCTGCAAGCCGAACAGATCGCCAGCAAGCACTGGATGCACCGTTACAACAACAGCGTCGAGTTGCTCAACGAAGCGCGCAACGGCCTGTTGGCCGAGCACTTCGGCCATGTTGGCGAGGGCGCGGTGATCCGTCCGCCGTTCTACTGCGACTACGGCTACAACATCAGCATCGGGCGCAATACGTTCATGAACTTCAACTGCGTGATCCTCGATGTGGTGCCGGTGCGCATCGGCGATGACTGCCAGATCGGCCCCAACGTGCAGATCTACGCGGCTGACCATCCGCTTGACCCCGAGGTCCGCCGCAGCGGGCTGGAAAGCGGGCGCCCGGTGACCATCGGCAACAATGTGTGGATCGGCGGTGCGGCGATCGTCCTGCCGGGGGTGACCATTGGTGACAACGCCATCGTGGGCGCCGGCAGTGTGGTGACCCGTGATGTGCCAGCGGGGGCGACCGTCGTGGGTAACCCGGCGCGGGTGCGTCAGCCGGACCAGGGGCAGTAG
- a CDS encoding penicillin acylase family protein yields MKRSLTLLAVAVAVAAGAGYWYVHGKLPQRAGEVAIAGLQAPVSVRYDARGVPHLQAQNEADLYRALGYVHAQDRLFQMEIMRRLARGELAEILGEKLLPTDTLFRSLRIREQAALMAQRQDHQSPAWQALQAYLEGVNAWQASHPKPMEFDLIGITPRPFTAEDTLSIAGYLAYSFAAAFRTEPALTYIRDQLGPQYLKIFDLDWQPQGALGTPLAAADWQSLETVARASHEALIDAGIPQFEGSNAWAVSGSRTRSGKPLLAGDPHISFAVPAVWYEAELSAPGFNLYGYFQALNPFAMLGHNRDFGWSLTMFQNDDVDLIAEQTNPANADQVMIDGQWQTLEKTVQQIAVKGEQPVTINLRRSTHGPIVNEVLGTTAGPRPIAMWWAFLETENPILEGFYQLNRADTLGKMREAAAKVQAPGLNFVWANARGDIGWWAAAKLPIRPDGVNPAFILDGASRQADKPGFYPFSVNPQQENPASGYIVSANYQPPAVVPIPGYYNLADRGRQLDRQLANPEVKWDMQNSQALQLDTASDYGPRTLAPLLATLRQAAQGDEEKELVEQLAAWRGDYPLDSTSATLFNQFLYELAFAALHDELGDTWFPILISTRAIDAALPRLAADADSPWWNTRGGNQRTDRTAVVRTAWQKSLKHLRDTMGSDPASWQWGKAHTLTHNHPLGVKKPLNLVFNVGPFAAPGTHEVPNNLSAKIGPAPWPVTYGPSTRRLIDFADAGQALTSNPVGQSGVPFDQHFSDQAEGYVDGKYQRAQMGVIPAQSTLRLVPGG; encoded by the coding sequence ATGAAGCGCAGCCTGACCTTGTTGGCCGTGGCCGTTGCCGTGGCCGCTGGCGCCGGTTACTGGTACGTGCACGGCAAGCTGCCACAGCGCGCGGGCGAGGTGGCCATTGCCGGGCTGCAGGCGCCGGTCAGCGTGCGCTACGACGCCCGTGGCGTGCCCCATCTGCAAGCCCAGAACGAAGCGGACCTGTACCGCGCCCTGGGCTACGTGCATGCCCAGGACCGATTGTTCCAGATGGAGATCATGCGCCGCCTTGCCCGTGGCGAACTGGCCGAAATACTGGGCGAAAAGCTGCTGCCCACCGATACCCTGTTCCGCAGCCTGCGCATCCGTGAACAGGCCGCGCTGATGGCCCAGCGCCAGGACCACCAATCGCCCGCCTGGCAAGCCTTGCAGGCCTACCTTGAGGGCGTCAATGCCTGGCAGGCCAGCCACCCCAAACCGATGGAGTTCGACCTGATCGGCATCACGCCACGGCCGTTCACTGCCGAAGACACTCTGAGCATCGCTGGCTACCTGGCTTACAGTTTCGCTGCGGCCTTTCGCACCGAACCTGCGCTGACCTACATCCGCGACCAGCTGGGCCCGCAATACCTGAAAATCTTCGACCTCGACTGGCAACCGCAGGGTGCCCTCGGCACGCCGCTGGCCGCTGCCGACTGGCAAAGCCTCGAAACCGTGGCCCGTGCCAGCCACGAAGCCCTGATCGACGCCGGCATCCCGCAGTTCGAAGGCAGCAATGCCTGGGCCGTTTCCGGCAGCCGCACTCGCAGCGGCAAACCCTTGCTGGCCGGTGACCCGCACATCAGTTTTGCCGTGCCTGCCGTCTGGTACGAGGCCGAGCTGTCGGCACCCGGCTTCAACCTGTATGGCTACTTCCAGGCGCTGAACCCGTTCGCGATGCTGGGGCACAACCGTGATTTCGGCTGGAGCCTGACCATGTTCCAGAACGATGACGTCGACCTGATCGCAGAACAGACCAACCCTGCCAACGCCGACCAGGTGATGATCGACGGCCAGTGGCAGACACTGGAAAAAACCGTGCAGCAGATTGCGGTCAAAGGCGAGCAACCGGTCACTATCAACCTGCGCCGCTCAACCCACGGGCCAATCGTCAACGAAGTTCTCGGCACCACAGCCGGGCCCCGGCCGATTGCCATGTGGTGGGCGTTTCTCGAAACCGAGAACCCGATCCTCGAAGGGTTCTATCAGCTCAACCGCGCCGACACCCTGGGCAAGATGCGCGAAGCCGCTGCCAAGGTGCAGGCGCCTGGGCTGAATTTCGTCTGGGCCAACGCACGTGGCGATATTGGCTGGTGGGCGGCGGCGAAACTGCCGATTCGCCCCGACGGGGTAAACCCGGCGTTCATCCTCGACGGCGCCAGCCGCCAGGCCGACAAACCCGGTTTCTACCCCTTCAGCGTGAACCCGCAGCAGGAGAACCCGGCCAGCGGCTACATCGTCTCGGCCAACTACCAGCCACCGGCCGTGGTGCCGATACCCGGCTACTACAACCTCGCCGACCGCGGCCGCCAGCTTGATCGCCAGCTGGCCAACCCGGAAGTGAAATGGGACATGCAGAACAGCCAGGCGCTGCAGCTCGATACAGCCAGCGATTACGGCCCGCGTACCTTGGCGCCATTGTTGGCCACTCTGCGCCAGGCCGCGCAGGGTGACGAGGAGAAGGAACTGGTCGAGCAGCTTGCAGCCTGGCGCGGCGACTACCCACTGGACTCCACCAGCGCCACGCTGTTCAACCAGTTCCTCTACGAGCTGGCGTTCGCGGCCCTGCATGACGAGTTGGGCGATACCTGGTTCCCGATACTGATCAGCACCCGCGCCATCGACGCCGCCCTGCCACGCCTGGCAGCGGATGCCGATTCGCCCTGGTGGAATACCCGCGGTGGCAACCAGCGTACCGACCGTACCGCCGTCGTGCGCACGGCTTGGCAGAAGAGCCTGAAACACCTGCGCGACACCATGGGCAGCGACCCGGCCAGCTGGCAGTGGGGCAAGGCTCATACCCTGACCCACAACCACCCGCTTGGGGTTAAAAAGCCGCTGAACCTGGTGTTCAACGTTGGGCCATTCGCCGCGCCCGGGACCCATGAAGTACCGAACAACCTCTCGGCAAAGATCGGCCCGGCGCCATGGCCGGTGACCTATGGGCCATCAACCCGGCGCCTGATCGACTTTGCCGATGCCGGGCAGGCACTGACCAGCAACCCGGTCGGGCAGAGCGGCGTGCCGTTCGACCAGCATTTTTCGGATCAGGCCGAGGGGTATGTCGACGGTAAGTACCAGCGGGCACAGATGGGAGTGATTCCGGCGCAGAGCACTTTGAGATTGGTGCCTGGCGGATGA
- a CDS encoding alpha/beta fold hydrolase, with the protein MQKHFIEIDGARMSYVDQGQGFPVLLGHSYLWSAEMWRPQIEALSQHFRVIVPELWGHGDSDAPPATTTDMGALARQHLALLDALDIAKCHLVGLSVGGMWGAQLAIEHPERVDRLVLMDTYLGAEPEATRLKYFGLLDAASAAGLFPEPLLDVVVPIFFHAGGQTVPEVRDGFRAALKASSAEVIRDSLDPMGRVIFGRPDLLGRLGELEGDKTIVVCGDQDIPRPPEESNEMARIIGCLAAQIPFAGHISSLENPKVVNEFLLNWLPGKA; encoded by the coding sequence ATGCAAAAGCACTTCATCGAAATCGACGGCGCACGGATGAGCTATGTCGACCAGGGCCAGGGCTTCCCGGTGCTGCTCGGCCACAGCTACCTCTGGTCGGCCGAGATGTGGCGGCCACAGATCGAAGCCCTGTCACAGCACTTCCGTGTCATCGTCCCCGAACTCTGGGGCCATGGCGATTCCGATGCCCCGCCCGCCACCACCACCGACATGGGTGCCCTGGCCCGTCAGCATCTGGCGCTGCTGGACGCTCTGGATATCGCCAAATGCCATCTGGTCGGCCTGTCGGTCGGCGGCATGTGGGGTGCGCAGCTGGCCATCGAACACCCTGAGCGGGTAGACCGCCTGGTACTGATGGACACCTACCTCGGCGCCGAACCAGAGGCGACCCGGCTGAAATACTTCGGTTTGCTGGATGCGGCGAGTGCTGCGGGGCTGTTCCCGGAGCCACTGCTGGATGTCGTCGTGCCGATCTTCTTCCATGCCGGTGGACAGACGGTACCCGAGGTGCGCGACGGCTTCCGGGCGGCGTTGAAGGCAAGCAGTGCCGAGGTGATTCGCGACAGCCTCGACCCGATGGGGCGGGTGATCTTCGGGCGGCCCGACCTGTTGGGACGGCTGGGTGAGCTGGAGGGCGACAAGACCATTGTGGTATGTGGTGATCAGGACATTCCGCGGCCGCCTGAAGAGTCCAACGAAATGGCGCGGATCATTGGCTGCCTGGCCGCGCAGATTCCGTTTGCGGGGCATATCTCCAGCCTGGAGAACCCCAAGGTGGTCAATGAGTTCTTGTTGAACTGGCTACCTGGCAAGGCTTGA
- a CDS encoding transporter substrate-binding domain-containing protein: MKTAPLTKLLAPLFGLALLAGCNKAEEPPKPAAASPATSYLETIKARDKLIVGVFTDKPPFGFVDASGRYVGFDTDIGRRLAKDLLGDENKVEFVAVEPASRIPFLQSDKVDLILANMTVTPERKEAVDFTNPNLRVAVQAIVADGSPVQKLDDLADKTTIVTTGTTADIWLTKHHPDWKLLKFEKNSESLQALANGRGDAYAQDNLILFSWAKQNPGYRVLPQLLGEEAPIAPAVKKGNTELRDWVNAELAKLGEEKFLLKLYDQYVRKELSDDTKPESVIVEGGKWQG, translated from the coding sequence ATGAAAACTGCCCCGCTTACCAAACTGCTGGCGCCCTTGTTCGGCCTGGCCCTGCTTGCCGGCTGCAACAAGGCCGAGGAACCGCCCAAACCGGCCGCTGCCTCGCCAGCCACCAGCTACCTGGAAACCATCAAGGCTCGCGACAAGCTCATCGTTGGCGTGTTCACCGACAAGCCGCCGTTCGGTTTCGTCGACGCCAGCGGCCGCTACGTCGGCTTCGACACCGATATTGGTCGGCGCTTGGCCAAGGACCTGCTGGGCGACGAGAACAAGGTGGAGTTCGTCGCCGTCGAGCCGGCCAGCCGTATTCCGTTCCTGCAAAGCGACAAGGTCGACCTGATCCTCGCTAACATGACCGTGACCCCGGAGCGCAAAGAAGCGGTGGACTTCACCAACCCCAATTTGCGCGTGGCCGTGCAGGCCATCGTTGCCGACGGCAGCCCGGTGCAGAAGCTTGATGACCTTGCAGACAAGACCACCATCGTTACCACCGGTACCACGGCCGACATCTGGCTGACCAAGCACCACCCGGACTGGAAACTGCTCAAGTTCGAGAAGAACAGCGAGTCGTTGCAAGCGCTGGCCAATGGCCGTGGCGACGCCTATGCCCAGGACAACCTGATCCTGTTCAGCTGGGCCAAGCAGAACCCTGGGTACCGCGTGTTGCCGCAGTTGCTGGGTGAGGAAGCGCCGATCGCACCGGCGGTGAAGAAGGGCAATACCGAACTGCGGGACTGGGTGAATGCCGAGCTGGCCAAACTGGGGGAGGAGAAGTTTCTGCTGAAGCTGTATGACCAGTATGTGCGCAAGGAGCTGAGCGATGACACCAAACCGGAGAGCGTGATCGTCGAAGGCGGCAAGTGGCAGGGTTGA
- a CDS encoding amino acid ABC transporter ATP-binding protein, with amino-acid sequence MTALIEFQGFNKYFGAHQVLDNVDLKVRSGEVVVILGPSGCGKSTLLRCLNGLEEAHSGHLRLAGEELLRADTDWRRVRQRVGMVFQSYHLFGHMSVMDNLLLGPLKVQKRERAEAQAQAEALLARVGLLDKRDAYPRQLSGGQQQRIAIVRSLCMNPQVMLFDEVTAALDPEMVKEVLQVIQGLARDGMTLLIVTHEMAFARAVADRIVFMEAGRILEQSDPESFFSQPRTARAQQFLDKFSFVESLPKTTQKELS; translated from the coding sequence ATGACCGCACTGATCGAATTCCAAGGTTTCAACAAGTACTTCGGCGCACACCAGGTGCTGGATAACGTCGACCTCAAGGTCCGCTCCGGCGAGGTGGTGGTGATCCTTGGCCCAAGTGGCTGCGGCAAGAGCACCTTGCTGCGCTGCCTCAATGGCCTGGAAGAGGCGCACAGCGGGCACCTGCGCCTGGCGGGCGAAGAGCTGCTGAGGGCCGATACCGACTGGCGCCGGGTGCGCCAGCGGGTGGGCATGGTGTTCCAGAGCTATCACCTGTTTGGCCACATGAGCGTAATGGACAACCTGCTGCTCGGGCCGCTCAAGGTGCAAAAGCGCGAACGGGCCGAAGCCCAGGCACAGGCCGAAGCGCTGCTGGCTCGGGTCGGCCTGCTGGACAAGCGCGACGCCTACCCGCGGCAGTTGTCCGGTGGCCAGCAGCAGCGCATCGCCATCGTCCGCTCGCTGTGCATGAACCCGCAGGTGATGCTGTTCGACGAAGTCACCGCAGCACTCGACCCGGAAATGGTCAAGGAGGTGCTGCAAGTGATCCAGGGCCTGGCCCGCGACGGCATGACCTTGCTCATCGTTACCCACGAAATGGCCTTCGCCCGCGCGGTGGCCGACCGTATCGTGTTCATGGAGGCCGGCAGGATCCTTGAACAGAGCGACCCCGAGAGCTTCTTCAGCCAACCGCGGACCGCACGCGCGCAGCAGTTCCTGGACAAATTCTCCTTTGTCGAAAGCCTGCCGAAGACAACACAAAAGGAACTGTCATGA
- a CDS encoding amino acid ABC transporter permease — MASSVTELLLTSLPLLAKGAVQTLAISALGIVFATLGGVLYGTLATLGNRLLNIALQVYLELFRAIPVLVWLYLVFFGLPIFFALSIPSFWCAVLVLGLWGASEVGEVVRGALQSLPRGQREAGLSIGLSAGQLYGYVLLPQALKRMTPPTINIYTRIIKTSSLAVLIGVVEVIKAGQQIIERTYESLLIYAVLFLFFFIVCYPLSAASRVLERRWAHT, encoded by the coding sequence ATGGCCAGTTCGGTCACTGAACTGCTGCTGACGTCATTGCCGCTGCTGGCCAAGGGCGCGGTGCAGACACTGGCCATCTCGGCACTGGGGATTGTCTTCGCAACGCTCGGTGGCGTGCTGTATGGCACGCTCGCGACGCTTGGCAACCGGTTGCTGAACATCGCCCTGCAGGTGTACCTGGAGTTGTTTCGCGCGATCCCCGTGCTGGTCTGGCTGTACCTGGTGTTTTTCGGCTTGCCGATCTTCTTTGCCCTGAGCATTCCCAGCTTCTGGTGCGCGGTGCTGGTGCTGGGCCTGTGGGGTGCCAGCGAAGTGGGCGAAGTGGTGCGTGGAGCATTGCAATCGTTGCCACGCGGGCAACGTGAGGCGGGGCTGTCGATCGGCCTGTCCGCCGGCCAGCTGTACGGCTACGTGTTGTTGCCCCAGGCGCTCAAGCGCATGACGCCACCGACCATCAACATCTACACGCGGATCATCAAGACCAGTTCACTGGCGGTGCTGATCGGCGTGGTCGAAGTGATCAAGGCCGGCCAGCAGATCATCGAGCGCACCTACGAGTCGCTGCTGATCTACGCCGTGCTGTTCCTGTTCTTCTTCATCGTCTGCTATCCGCTGTCCGCCGCCTCGCGCGTGCTGGAGCGCCGCTGGGCTCACACATGA
- a CDS encoding amino acid ABC transporter permease, with product MTFDIPFILSTLPAFFKAVGVTLQVGLIAIATSLLVALLNATILVLRTPYLRHLVKGYVELARNTPLLIQLFFVYFALPSVGLKISGFAAAIITMTFMGGAYLTEVLRAGVDAVPRAQLESGRSIGLSEGQLLRHVILPQAGILSLPALFANFVFLLKETTVVSAVAVPEILYTTKNYIALYYKTYEMLAVLTLLCVLLFLPLSLLLRYLERRLQHGQFGH from the coding sequence ATGACCTTCGACATCCCGTTCATTCTCAGCACATTGCCAGCATTCTTCAAGGCTGTCGGCGTGACCTTGCAGGTTGGCCTGATCGCCATCGCCACCTCGCTGTTGGTGGCGCTGCTCAATGCCACCATTCTGGTGCTGCGCACGCCTTACCTGCGGCACCTGGTCAAAGGTTATGTGGAGCTGGCGCGCAACACCCCCCTGCTGATCCAGCTGTTCTTCGTCTATTTCGCCTTGCCCAGCGTGGGCCTGAAGATTTCCGGTTTTGCTGCGGCAATCATCACCATGACCTTCATGGGCGGTGCCTACCTCACCGAGGTGCTGCGCGCCGGTGTCGATGCCGTACCGCGTGCGCAGCTGGAGTCGGGGCGCTCCATCGGGCTGTCGGAGGGCCAGCTGCTGCGCCATGTGATCCTGCCCCAGGCCGGCATCCTCAGCCTGCCGGCACTGTTCGCCAACTTCGTCTTCCTGCTCAAGGAAACCACCGTGGTCTCGGCCGTGGCGGTGCCTGAAATCCTCTACACCACCAAGAACTACATCGCCCTGTACTACAAGACCTACGAGATGCTCGCGGTGCTGACGTTGCTGTGTGTGCTGCTGTTCCTGCCGCTGTCGCTGCTGCTGCGTTACTTGGAAAGGAGGCTGCAACATGGCCAGTTCGGTCACTGA
- a CDS encoding MetQ/NlpA family ABC transporter substrate-binding protein encodes MKKTLLTTALAAALSFAGLASAAEKLVVAATPVPHAEILELIKPTLAKEGVDLQIKVFTDYVQPNVQVDQKRLDANYFQTLPYLQNFNEGKGTHLETVVGVHVEPFGGYSKKVKSLSELKEGASVAIPNEGSNSGRALLLLQKAGLITLKDPKNALATPKDIAENPKKLKFRELESAMLPRVLDQVDLDMINTNYALEAGLNPAKDALVIEGSDSPYVNFLVARPDNKNSEAIQKLAKALTSPEVKEFIAKKYQGAVLPAF; translated from the coding sequence ATGAAGAAGACCTTGCTGACCACTGCCCTGGCCGCCGCCCTGTCGTTCGCTGGCCTGGCATCCGCCGCCGAGAAACTGGTCGTTGCCGCGACCCCGGTGCCGCACGCCGAGATCCTTGAACTGATCAAGCCGACCTTGGCCAAGGAAGGTGTGGACCTGCAGATCAAGGTGTTCACCGACTACGTGCAGCCGAACGTGCAGGTTGACCAGAAGCGCCTCGACGCCAACTACTTCCAGACCCTGCCGTACCTGCAGAACTTCAACGAAGGCAAGGGTACCCACCTGGAAACCGTGGTCGGCGTTCATGTCGAGCCGTTCGGTGGCTACTCGAAGAAGGTCAAGAGCCTGAGCGAGCTGAAAGAAGGCGCCAGCGTTGCCATTCCCAACGAAGGCAGCAACAGCGGTCGCGCCCTGCTGCTGCTGCAGAAGGCTGGCCTGATCACACTGAAAGATCCGAAGAACGCCCTGGCGACCCCGAAAGACATCGCCGAGAACCCGAAAAAGCTGAAGTTCCGCGAGCTTGAGTCGGCCATGCTGCCGCGCGTGCTGGACCAGGTCGACCTCGACATGATCAACACCAACTACGCCCTGGAAGCCGGCCTCAACCCGGCCAAGGATGCGCTGGTGATCGAGGGCAGCGATTCGCCGTACGTGAACTTCCTGGTAGCCCGCCCGGACAACAAGAACAGCGAGGCCATCCAGAAACTGGCCAAGGCGCTGACCAGCCCTGAGGTGAAGGAATTCATCGCCAAAAAGTACCAGGGTGCGGTACTGCCTGCGTTCTGA
- a CDS encoding sigma 54-interacting transcriptional regulator, producing MTFQNPFGQPLLTFPELDKSPLSIRAKALVFIDPRSQQLRQALEQLAPQPVPVLIRGETGTGKELLARQIHRASDRPGLFVSVNCAAISPTYADAELFGYSAGSQGGTASSRAGWFGSANGGTLYLDEIADLPLAIQGKLLAALENREVTRVGAQQPQPVDVRLVAATSIDLARVVKAGRFNERLYQYLREGALELPPLRERPGDILPLAEYFVGIYSVRLQRPLALISEAAQQVLEAHAWPGNTRELENVIHFALLVNDADELLPEDLDLPNPAG from the coding sequence ATGACTTTTCAAAACCCGTTCGGCCAGCCGCTGCTGACCTTCCCTGAACTGGACAAGAGCCCCCTGAGCATCCGTGCCAAGGCGCTGGTGTTCATCGACCCGCGCTCGCAGCAGTTGCGCCAGGCCCTGGAGCAGTTGGCGCCGCAACCGGTACCGGTGCTGATCCGCGGCGAGACCGGTACCGGCAAGGAATTGCTGGCACGGCAGATCCACCGGGCCAGCGACCGCCCTGGCCTGTTCGTCTCGGTCAACTGTGCCGCCATCAGCCCGACCTATGCCGACGCCGAACTGTTCGGTTACAGCGCCGGCAGCCAGGGCGGCACTGCCAGCAGCCGCGCGGGCTGGTTCGGTTCGGCCAATGGCGGCACCTTGTACCTGGACGAGATCGCCGACTTGCCGTTGGCGATCCAGGGCAAATTGCTGGCGGCTCTGGAAAACCGCGAGGTCACCCGTGTCGGTGCGCAGCAACCGCAACCGGTGGATGTACGCCTGGTGGCCGCGACCAGCATAGACCTGGCGCGGGTGGTGAAGGCCGGGCGCTTCAATGAACGCCTGTACCAGTACCTGCGCGAGGGCGCGCTGGAACTGCCGCCATTGCGCGAGCGGCCAGGCGATATTCTGCCTTTGGCCGAGTATTTCGTGGGCATCTACAGCGTGCGCCTGCAGCGCCCGCTGGCGTTGATCAGCGAGGCCGCGCAGCAAGTGCTGGAAGCGCACGCCTGGCCGGGCAACACCCGTGAACTGGAGAACGTGATCCACTTCGCCTTGTTGGTGAACGACGCAGACGAGCTGCTGCCAGAAGACCTCGACCTGCCGAACCCCGCGGGCTAG